A single genomic interval of Agarivorans aestuarii harbors:
- a CDS encoding beta-mannosidase has product MTQIFLNQAWLLSSPEYPEIKVACQIPGDNHSTLLEAGLIADPYQACNEADVQWVGQANWVLSSRFEVSAEQLDSDFIDLHLGRVDTIADIYINQHLVAQCDNMFRLWSFDIKPYLKAGSNQLQVRFSRSDLAAKQRASSLPFAVPSSMGNNQIPYMNSLRKSQCHAGWDWGICLMVNGIYDSVEIKFTNQARLLAVQVEQQWHGNSVDVVVKVSHDSSCRSPIDIQFAEHALQIQPSTESSITEARFHIAEPQLWWPAGYGEQPLYSLQVKLAEQLIEKKIGLRKLELDTRADSHGSAMTFVINDCPITAKGANWIPLDAMPSRQTAERYRQLLTDAKTANMNMLRVWGGGQYEVDEFYQLCDELGLMVWQDMMFACSLYPSTDEFVANVQLELSDQIQRLRDHSCIVLWCGDNEVIGAINWYPESKANRERYVVNYDRLNRAIQQAVEQHDASRVFWPSSPCNGALDYGDAWHDDSKGDMHFWDVWHSGKSFSAYQQIKPRFCSEFGYQSWPSLAEVKSFVPEDDWNICSPTFEAHQKNPSGNSIITEMFTRMFRFPASFEQMLYLSQVQQALAIKTACDFWRANSPQCRGMLYWQLNDNWPVSSWSSIEYSGRWKQLHYHAKRFFAPQYPSFIEDEQGLELRIINDSPKTKSIKVYLQRVNWQGKVEFSEQLALSLEPDANVSAWQCAKAQLDEWRTQGFLIVSLTCEGSRVQNTWVGDNYKNLPLAKAKVSCAVDESTRTIILLADKPAFFVHLESDAPGRFSDSSITLLANQPQTIKYLGDDFASMVSSLRVYQLADSY; this is encoded by the coding sequence ATGACGCAGATATTCCTAAATCAAGCTTGGCTGTTAAGTTCTCCAGAATATCCAGAGATTAAGGTAGCTTGCCAGATTCCCGGTGATAACCATTCTACATTGCTTGAGGCGGGTTTAATTGCCGATCCTTACCAAGCTTGTAATGAAGCAGATGTTCAGTGGGTGGGCCAGGCTAACTGGGTGCTATCTAGCCGCTTCGAGGTAAGTGCTGAGCAGCTCGACAGCGACTTTATCGATTTACATTTAGGTCGTGTCGATACCATTGCCGATATCTATATTAACCAGCATTTAGTCGCGCAATGCGACAATATGTTTCGTTTGTGGTCTTTTGATATTAAGCCTTATTTAAAGGCTGGCAGTAACCAGCTGCAAGTGCGGTTTTCCCGTTCTGATTTAGCCGCAAAGCAACGAGCAAGCTCTTTACCCTTTGCCGTCCCATCTTCCATGGGCAACAACCAAATTCCTTATATGAATAGTTTACGCAAGTCGCAGTGCCACGCTGGTTGGGATTGGGGGATTTGCTTGATGGTGAACGGTATCTACGATTCGGTGGAAATTAAGTTCACTAACCAAGCTCGATTGTTAGCTGTGCAAGTTGAGCAGCAGTGGCATGGCAATAGTGTGGATGTGGTGGTTAAGGTTAGTCATGACTCATCTTGCCGCTCACCAATTGATATTCAATTTGCAGAACATGCCTTGCAAATACAACCCTCAACTGAATCATCCATTACTGAGGCGCGATTCCACATTGCGGAGCCACAGCTATGGTGGCCAGCAGGTTATGGTGAGCAGCCTTTATATTCGCTGCAAGTTAAGTTGGCTGAGCAGCTTATTGAGAAGAAGATTGGCTTGCGAAAGCTAGAGCTAGATACGCGAGCAGATAGCCATGGTTCTGCGATGACCTTTGTGATTAACGATTGCCCCATTACCGCCAAAGGTGCTAACTGGATACCGCTTGATGCGATGCCATCGAGGCAAACAGCAGAGCGTTATCGCCAGCTATTAACCGATGCCAAAACCGCCAACATGAACATGCTGCGGGTTTGGGGCGGCGGCCAGTACGAGGTTGATGAGTTTTATCAACTGTGTGATGAATTAGGCTTAATGGTGTGGCAAGACATGATGTTTGCCTGCTCATTGTATCCCAGTACCGATGAGTTTGTGGCAAACGTGCAGCTAGAGTTAAGCGACCAAATTCAACGCTTACGTGACCATAGCTGTATTGTGCTGTGGTGCGGCGACAACGAAGTGATTGGTGCAATTAACTGGTACCCAGAATCCAAAGCTAATCGAGAACGTTATGTGGTTAATTACGACAGGCTTAATCGCGCCATTCAACAGGCGGTAGAGCAGCATGATGCTAGCCGGGTATTTTGGCCTAGTTCGCCCTGCAATGGCGCATTAGATTATGGCGATGCATGGCATGATGATAGTAAAGGCGATATGCACTTTTGGGATGTTTGGCATTCGGGTAAATCCTTCTCTGCTTACCAACAAATTAAGCCACGTTTTTGCTCTGAGTTTGGTTATCAGTCTTGGCCGTCATTGGCCGAGGTGAAAAGCTTTGTACCCGAAGATGACTGGAATATTTGCTCACCCACTTTTGAAGCGCATCAAAAGAACCCTAGTGGTAATAGCATTATTACCGAGATGTTTACGCGGATGTTCCGCTTTCCGGCAAGCTTTGAACAAATGCTTTATTTGAGCCAAGTGCAACAAGCACTTGCGATAAAAACGGCTTGTGATTTTTGGCGAGCTAATAGCCCCCAGTGCAGAGGAATGCTGTATTGGCAGCTTAATGATAATTGGCCGGTAAGCTCGTGGTCGAGCATCGAATATAGCGGCCGCTGGAAGCAGTTGCACTATCACGCCAAGCGCTTTTTTGCTCCGCAATACCCGAGTTTTATTGAGGATGAGCAGGGTTTAGAACTGCGGATAATTAACGACAGCCCCAAAACCAAATCTATTAAGGTGTACCTACAGCGAGTGAACTGGCAAGGCAAGGTGGAATTTAGCGAGCAGTTGGCCTTAAGCCTTGAGCCAGATGCTAATGTATCAGCGTGGCAATGTGCTAAAGCGCAACTTGATGAGTGGCGTACGCAAGGCTTTTTGATTGTTTCACTCACATGTGAAGGTTCTCGCGTTCAAAATACTTGGGTAGGGGATAACTACAAAAACTTACCTTTAGCCAAGGCTAAGGTCTCTTGCGCGGTGGATGAAAGTACTAGAACCATTATTTTGTTAGCAGATAAACCGGCATTTTTTGTTCATTTAGAAAGTGATGCTCCGGGACGCTTTTCTGATTCAAGCATTACTTTGTTGGCTAATCAGCCGCAAACTATCAAATATTTGGGTGATGACTTTGCATCAATGGTGAGTAGTTTGCGAGTTTACCAGTTGGCTGATAGCTATTAG
- a CDS encoding SixA phosphatase family protein, producing the protein MSRQLWLIRHAKSSWGDPSLSDKQRPLAERGHKAAKLMASHYASQFSQLELVHCSPALRAQQTCEYWLAQRSQYLKGSEVEVDLQITCENSLYTFRWADLLVHIQSLPKQISKVALVGHNPAFEDLVNYLTGEDLIKFPTASLAVIEAELDWQNWSEQSAYLSLFDTPKKLAARL; encoded by the coding sequence ATGTCTCGCCAACTTTGGTTAATTCGCCATGCTAAATCCAGTTGGGGCGACCCAAGCTTAAGTGATAAACAACGCCCCTTAGCAGAGCGCGGCCACAAGGCCGCAAAGCTTATGGCAAGCCACTACGCGAGCCAGTTCTCTCAGCTTGAATTAGTACATTGCTCACCAGCACTGCGTGCCCAGCAAACCTGCGAGTATTGGTTAGCACAGCGCAGCCAATACCTTAAAGGTAGTGAGGTAGAGGTCGACCTTCAAATCACTTGTGAAAACAGCCTATATACATTTCGCTGGGCAGATTTACTGGTACATATTCAAAGCTTGCCTAAGCAAATAAGTAAAGTTGCGCTAGTAGGGCATAACCCAGCTTTTGAAGATCTCGTTAACTACTTAACGGGCGAAGACTTAATCAAGTTTCCTACCGCAAGCCTAGCGGTGATTGAGGCTGAGTTAGATTGGCAAAATTGGAGTGAGCAGAGCGCCTATTTAAGTTTGTTTGATACGCCCAAGAAGTTGGCGGCTAGGTTGTAG
- a CDS encoding glutamate-5-semialdehyde dehydrogenase gives MSLQTLGQQAKQASFDLATLSTSQKNAALAAIADQLEAQQESILAANKIDLDAARQSGLSEALLDRLMLNSERLAGIASDVRNVISLNDPIGSEMDCRVLENGLRLSRRRVPLGVVGVIYEARPNVTIDIAALCLKTGNASILRGGKETFHSNMALVAVIQSALEQSGLPAAAVQYIEKPDRELVAELLRLDEYVDMIIPRGGAGLHKMCQENSTIPVIIGGFGISHIYVDNSVDLAAALDVIENSKVQRPSACNALDSLLVDQNVAAELLPMLAERMDKASVKLVATENAMAGLANAQDLQAAGEGDFDTEWLSYTLGVKVVADVEEAIAHMRTHNASHSDAILSNNLNAVERFVNAAGSAAVYVNASTRFTDGAQFGLGAEVAVSTQKLHARGPMGLEELTSYKWIGIGDMLARP, from the coding sequence ATGAGCTTACAAACACTTGGTCAACAGGCTAAACAAGCCAGCTTTGATTTGGCCACCTTAAGTACTAGCCAAAAAAACGCAGCCTTGGCGGCAATTGCTGATCAGCTTGAAGCTCAGCAAGAAAGCATTTTAGCGGCTAATAAAATAGATTTAGACGCCGCTCGCCAATCGGGTTTATCTGAAGCATTACTCGATCGCTTAATGCTAAACAGTGAGCGACTAGCAGGTATTGCTAGCGATGTTCGCAACGTTATTTCGCTTAACGATCCTATTGGTAGCGAAATGGATTGCCGCGTATTAGAAAATGGCCTGCGCCTATCGCGCCGCCGTGTACCGCTTGGCGTAGTAGGGGTTATTTATGAAGCCCGCCCTAACGTAACTATTGATATCGCAGCGCTATGTTTAAAAACCGGCAATGCCAGTATTTTGCGTGGCGGTAAAGAGACCTTCCACTCAAACATGGCCTTGGTAGCAGTTATTCAATCTGCTTTAGAGCAAAGTGGATTACCAGCGGCTGCGGTTCAATACATCGAAAAGCCTGATCGTGAGCTGGTGGCAGAGCTGCTTCGTTTAGATGAATACGTGGATATGATTATTCCTCGTGGCGGCGCTGGCCTGCACAAGATGTGTCAGGAGAATAGCACTATTCCAGTGATTATCGGCGGCTTTGGCATTAGCCATATTTACGTTGATAACTCGGTAGATTTAGCAGCAGCACTAGATGTAATTGAAAACTCTAAGGTGCAGCGTCCTTCGGCGTGTAACGCCTTAGACAGCCTGTTAGTTGACCAGAACGTAGCAGCTGAGTTACTGCCAATGCTAGCTGAGCGCATGGACAAAGCCTCGGTTAAGTTAGTGGCTACCGAAAACGCCATGGCTGGCTTGGCAAATGCGCAAGACTTACAAGCGGCTGGCGAAGGTGATTTTGATACAGAATGGCTAAGCTACACCTTGGGTGTAAAAGTTGTTGCCGATGTAGAAGAAGCAATCGCTCACATGCGTACGCACAACGCTAGCCATTCAGACGCAATTTTGTCGAATAACTTAAATGCTGTAGAGCGTTTTGTGAATGCTGCTGGATCTGCCGCGGTTTATGTAAATGCTTCAACCCGCTTCACCGACGGTGCGCAATTTGGTTTAGGTGCCGAAGTGGCAGTATCTACCCAAAAGCTGCATGCTCGCGGCCCAATGGGCTTAGAAGAGTTAACCTCTTACAAGTGGATCGGTATTGGCGACATGTTAGCTCGCCCTTAA
- the proB gene encoding glutamate 5-kinase produces MSKQTIVVKLGTSVLTSGTSKLDRAHMIELVRQCALLRKAGHQLIVVTSGAIAAGREHLSLTHGNIAPTIANKQMLAAVGQSRLIQVWESLFSIYDIHVGQMLLTRADLEDRERFLNAKDMLKALLNHGIVPIINENDAVATAEIKVGDNDNLSALAAILGEADKLLLLTDQPGLFTADPRNNPDAKLIEEVAEIDASIRSLAGDSVSGLGTGGMATKLQAAEIAGRAGIEVVIAAGHSENVITRLSEGKSVGTRFPPTNSPLENRKQWILAGPPPHGELVLDDGACKAVVERGSSLLPKGITAINGEFNRGDVVRIVNPQGGEIARGICRYPAKDMNLIKGLHSEQIDKTLGYGYGSVAVHRDDLVLK; encoded by the coding sequence ATGTCGAAGCAAACCATCGTCGTTAAGTTAGGCACCAGTGTGTTAACCAGCGGCACGTCTAAACTTGACCGCGCCCATATGATAGAGCTGGTACGCCAATGCGCGCTGCTACGAAAGGCGGGTCATCAACTTATTGTGGTTACTTCTGGAGCCATTGCCGCCGGTCGCGAGCACTTATCGCTAACCCATGGCAATATCGCGCCCACCATTGCTAATAAGCAAATGCTCGCTGCAGTGGGGCAAAGCCGACTCATTCAAGTATGGGAAAGCCTATTTAGCATCTACGATATTCATGTAGGCCAAATGCTGTTAACTCGCGCCGATTTAGAGGACCGCGAGCGTTTCCTTAACGCTAAAGACATGCTTAAAGCGCTACTCAATCATGGCATTGTACCTATCATCAACGAAAATGACGCGGTAGCCACTGCAGAAATTAAAGTGGGTGATAACGACAACTTGTCGGCGCTAGCGGCTATTTTAGGCGAAGCAGACAAACTATTATTACTAACCGACCAACCTGGTCTGTTTACTGCCGATCCGCGTAATAACCCGGATGCTAAACTCATTGAAGAAGTGGCCGAGATTGATGCCTCTATTCGCTCTTTAGCTGGCGATAGTGTAAGCGGTTTGGGTACTGGTGGTATGGCAACTAAACTGCAAGCCGCCGAAATAGCCGGTAGAGCAGGCATTGAAGTAGTAATAGCCGCAGGCCACAGTGAGAACGTAATTACCCGCTTAAGTGAAGGAAAAAGTGTTGGCACTCGTTTCCCGCCAACCAATAGCCCGCTGGAAAATCGCAAACAATGGATTTTGGCTGGGCCTCCTCCACATGGCGAGTTAGTATTGGATGACGGCGCATGTAAAGCAGTAGTAGAGCGTGGTTCTAGTTTGCTGCCCAAAGGGATTACCGCGATAAACGGCGAGTTTAACCGCGGCGATGTGGTACGCATTGTAAATCCGCAAGGTGGTGAAATTGCCCGTGGTATTTGCCGCTATCCGGCCAAAGATATGAATTTAATTAAAGGGCTACATTCAGAGCAAATTGATAAGACTCTGGGTTATGGCTACGGATCAGTTGCGGTGCACCGTGACGATTTAGTTTTAAAATAG
- the crl gene encoding sigma factor-binding protein Crl, with protein sequence MEVTWPSHGKLTSRFTAMGPYFRKEHSSKEMYFFDCLASCVSSKPAADEREFYGWWFELRVNEDSFEYHYWFGLYDKQGEWQEGTIPSKHQTEVQQSLEVFYQKLLDTLQKLELDLSAAPSLSPNLALPAA encoded by the coding sequence ATGGAAGTGACTTGGCCAAGCCATGGAAAGTTAACATCGAGATTTACGGCCATGGGTCCGTATTTTCGTAAAGAACACAGCAGCAAAGAAATGTACTTTTTTGATTGCCTTGCCTCTTGTGTAAGCTCTAAACCTGCAGCTGATGAACGCGAGTTTTATGGCTGGTGGTTTGAATTACGGGTAAACGAAGACAGTTTTGAATACCACTACTGGTTTGGTTTATACGACAAGCAAGGCGAATGGCAGGAAGGTACCATTCCGAGTAAACACCAAACAGAAGTGCAACAGTCACTAGAGGTGTTTTATCAAAAGCTGCTGGATACACTGCAAAAGTTGGAGTTAGACCTAAGCGCTGCCCCCTCTTTGTCCCCCAATTTAGCTCTCCCGGCAGCGTAA
- a CDS encoding alpha/beta hydrolase, producing MKENLSEVLFKPRINVVETSTVSNSSAAQLTAVGQEEGRNWYRILRREYWAWLGLDPIETESLFADIAMCDKPRTSELLDTIGGYQPGNWNYEWMQRAVKHQISAKDAEQNGQRDKAYQEFLLASYSATIAAYPHFKGDDLVASAHALAHSNLMAATEQSKYECKTINVPIDGKQVACYLHLPDTDSVKPVVMVSGGLDTIQTELYPFFERFLAPAGIAMLTVDMPGAGHCLNWKLQQDSSRIHLAILDHLPQVPWVDHARVAMLGYRFAGNVAARLAFVAAERLRAVVTIGAPVDRLFSDIQRFNNLPQMYQDCLANRSGVNASNTEGLYYRCMPLSLKTQGILGGPRTKLPMFVVGRKNDAICPETDVSLLSMASPNCKVEVLKELDSLQNYNQIFTKVTHWLQKQL from the coding sequence TTGAAAGAAAATCTGTCAGAAGTATTGTTTAAACCACGTATTAATGTGGTGGAAACATCCACCGTGTCTAACTCGAGCGCGGCTCAATTAACCGCGGTAGGCCAAGAAGAAGGTCGCAATTGGTATCGTATCCTGCGCAGAGAGTACTGGGCTTGGCTAGGTTTGGATCCTATTGAAACAGAAAGCCTGTTTGCCGACATCGCAATGTGCGATAAACCGCGCACTAGCGAGTTGCTCGATACCATTGGCGGTTACCAGCCGGGCAACTGGAACTACGAATGGATGCAACGTGCAGTTAAACACCAAATTTCAGCTAAAGATGCCGAGCAAAATGGTCAGCGAGATAAAGCCTACCAAGAGTTTTTGCTAGCCAGTTATAGCGCCACTATTGCTGCCTACCCACATTTTAAGGGTGATGATTTAGTTGCTTCAGCTCATGCTTTAGCTCACAGCAATTTAATGGCTGCTACAGAGCAAAGTAAATATGAGTGTAAAACCATAAACGTACCGATAGACGGTAAACAAGTTGCTTGTTATTTGCATCTTCCAGATACCGACTCGGTAAAACCAGTGGTGATGGTGAGTGGCGGCTTAGACACCATTCAAACTGAGCTTTACCCGTTTTTTGAACGCTTCTTAGCGCCTGCAGGTATTGCCATGTTAACCGTAGACATGCCAGGAGCGGGGCATTGCCTTAACTGGAAGCTGCAACAAGATAGCAGCCGTATTCACTTAGCCATTCTCGATCACTTACCTCAAGTGCCCTGGGTGGATCATGCCCGTGTTGCCATGTTGGGTTATCGCTTTGCCGGTAATGTAGCCGCTCGCTTGGCCTTTGTTGCCGCAGAGCGTCTGCGCGCAGTGGTTACTATTGGTGCGCCAGTAGACCGATTATTTAGCGATATACAGCGATTTAATAACTTACCGCAAATGTATCAAGATTGTTTAGCTAATCGCAGTGGGGTTAATGCCTCAAATACTGAAGGACTCTATTATCGCTGTATGCCTTTGTCCTTGAAAACTCAGGGCATACTTGGCGGGCCAAGAACAAAGTTGCCAATGTTTGTGGTTGGCCGTAAAAATGACGCAATATGCCCAGAAACCGATGTTTCTTTACTTAGTATGGCTTCGCCAAATTGCAAGGTTGAAGTGCTGAAAGAGCTTGATTCACTACAAAATTACAATCAGATCTTCACTAAGGTCACGCATTGGCTACAAAAGCAATTGTGA
- a CDS encoding NCS2 family permease, whose protein sequence is MLEKLFKLKEHGTNVRTEVIAGLTTFLTMAYIIFVNPSMLAATEMDQGAVFVATCLAAAIGCFIMGLYANYPIAQAPGMGLNAFFTYGVVLGMGHTWQVALGAVFLSGVIFILLSLFKVREWIINSIPQTLRVGIAAGIGLFLGFIALKNAGIVVDNPATLVSLGSENPHQMILAALGFFLIIGLEYRKVKGGVLISILAITVLSIILGYTQYGGIVSMPPNPAPTFLQLDIMGALDVTMISVIFAFLFVDLFDTAGTLTAVAQRGNLLDEKGRLPNLKKALMADSSATIAGSLLGTSSTTSYIESGAGVEAGGRTGLTAVVVGILFILALLFSPLAGMIPAYATAGALFYVCTLMLSGLINVDWTDLTEAAPAAIVAILMPLSFSIADGIALGFISYAVIKLLAGRYKEVPLSVWVLAAVFVLKFAFF, encoded by the coding sequence ATGTTAGAGAAATTATTTAAGCTAAAAGAGCACGGAACCAATGTGCGCACAGAGGTCATTGCAGGTTTAACCACCTTCTTAACTATGGCCTACATTATCTTTGTTAACCCTAGCATGCTTGCTGCTACAGAGATGGATCAAGGTGCAGTATTTGTTGCAACCTGTTTGGCTGCGGCCATTGGCTGTTTCATTATGGGCCTGTACGCTAACTACCCAATTGCTCAAGCGCCTGGCATGGGCTTAAATGCCTTTTTCACCTACGGCGTTGTACTAGGCATGGGCCATACTTGGCAGGTTGCTTTAGGTGCAGTGTTCTTGTCGGGTGTTATCTTCATTTTGCTAAGCCTATTTAAAGTGCGTGAGTGGATTATTAACTCGATTCCGCAAACTTTACGTGTAGGTATTGCTGCAGGTATCGGTTTATTCCTTGGTTTTATTGCGCTTAAAAACGCAGGTATTGTGGTTGATAACCCAGCTACTTTAGTAAGTTTAGGCAGCGAAAACCCGCACCAGATGATTCTGGCTGCTTTAGGTTTCTTCTTAATTATTGGCCTTGAATACCGCAAGGTAAAAGGCGGCGTATTAATCTCTATCCTAGCAATTACGGTACTGTCTATTATATTGGGATACACCCAATATGGCGGCATTGTATCTATGCCACCAAATCCAGCGCCGACCTTCTTACAGCTAGATATTATGGGTGCCTTAGATGTCACCATGATTAGCGTTATTTTTGCCTTCTTGTTTGTAGATTTATTCGACACTGCAGGTACCTTAACGGCAGTTGCCCAACGCGGTAACTTGCTTGACGAGAAAGGCCGTTTACCTAATCTTAAAAAAGCGTTGATGGCAGACTCTAGTGCTACTATTGCCGGTTCATTATTAGGTACTTCAAGCACTACTTCTTACATTGAAAGTGGTGCTGGTGTAGAAGCCGGTGGCCGTACTGGTTTAACTGCTGTGGTTGTGGGCATTCTGTTTATTCTTGCTCTATTGTTCTCGCCGTTGGCGGGTATGATTCCAGCTTATGCAACAGCTGGCGCACTGTTCTACGTATGTACCTTAATGCTATCGGGCTTAATTAATGTAGATTGGACAGACCTTACTGAAGCTGCTCCAGCAGCGATTGTAGCTATTTTAATGCCACTGTCGTTCTCTATCGCAGACGGTATCGCTTTGGGCTTTATCTCTTACGCGGTAATTAAGCTACTCGCGGGTCGTTATAAAGAAGTACCATTAAGTGTTTGGGTACTAGCTGCTGTATTTGTGCTTAAGTTCGCTTTCTTCTAA
- a CDS encoding aminoacyl-histidine dipeptidase, producing the protein MSTLSSLHPQGLWQHFETMCSIPHPSKHEQAMIDWVMGLAAEHQLEHFQDEVGNVIIKKPATAGMEDRQGVILQAHLDMVPQANNDTQHDFTKDPIRPYIDGEWVTAEGTTLGADNGIGGASILAILTSNEIAHGPIEALFTIDEEAGMTGAFGLQAGVLEGKLLINTDSEQEGEVYMGCAGGGDTNVSFPLEQQATNAEQLAVELTVKGLKGGHSGCDIDTGRANANKLLVRLLAALQQQGIEPVICQIQGGSLRNAIPREASCTLVFNAAKQAELEQVIEQQRSQFIDEFGLVETGLSISNEQLTTPEQSLSTNLSQQLIASLNACTNGVVSMSQTVTGVVETSLNLGVISQTESTIDAKILVRSLIDSSRLQVEASLASLFSLTDAEVSHTGAYPGWKPEADSVMKSVVQQSYQELFGKCPNVMVIHAGLECGLFKSAYPEWDMASFGPTIKFPHSPDEKVEIAAVEKYWQLLVSVLNNIPAKA; encoded by the coding sequence GTGTCTACACTATCTTCACTTCACCCTCAGGGCTTATGGCAACACTTCGAAACCATGTGTTCTATTCCCCACCCCTCTAAACATGAACAAGCAATGATTGACTGGGTAATGGGTTTGGCCGCTGAGCACCAACTTGAGCATTTTCAAGACGAAGTTGGCAATGTAATCATCAAAAAGCCAGCCACCGCTGGCATGGAAGATCGCCAAGGGGTAATCTTGCAAGCCCACTTAGACATGGTGCCGCAAGCTAATAACGACACTCAGCACGACTTTACCAAAGATCCCATCCGCCCTTACATAGATGGCGAGTGGGTAACCGCAGAAGGCACCACCCTAGGTGCAGACAACGGCATTGGTGGCGCATCAATACTGGCCATTTTAACCAGTAACGAGATTGCTCATGGCCCTATAGAAGCCTTGTTCACTATTGACGAAGAAGCAGGAATGACCGGCGCTTTTGGCTTACAAGCTGGTGTATTAGAAGGCAAACTGCTGATTAACACCGACTCAGAGCAAGAAGGTGAAGTGTATATGGGTTGTGCTGGCGGCGGCGATACTAACGTAAGCTTCCCCCTAGAACAGCAAGCTACTAACGCAGAGCAACTAGCCGTAGAGTTAACAGTTAAAGGCTTAAAAGGCGGTCACTCAGGTTGTGACATTGATACCGGCCGAGCCAACGCTAATAAACTGTTAGTGCGTTTATTAGCAGCTCTGCAGCAGCAAGGCATTGAACCAGTAATTTGCCAGATTCAAGGTGGAAGCCTGCGCAATGCCATTCCTCGCGAAGCAAGCTGTACCTTGGTATTTAATGCAGCCAAGCAAGCCGAACTTGAGCAAGTTATCGAACAGCAGCGCAGCCAGTTCATCGATGAATTTGGCTTAGTTGAAACAGGCTTAAGCATTAGCAATGAGCAGCTTACTACTCCAGAGCAAAGCTTGAGCACAAACTTATCTCAACAACTTATCGCCAGTTTAAATGCCTGCACCAATGGCGTGGTGAGCATGAGCCAAACGGTAACAGGTGTTGTAGAAACTTCGCTAAACCTGGGCGTAATTAGCCAAACAGAATCCACTATCGACGCTAAAATTTTAGTCCGCTCGCTTATTGATTCAAGCCGCTTACAAGTAGAGGCAAGCCTAGCTTCACTATTCAGCTTAACCGATGCAGAAGTAAGCCATACTGGCGCTTACCCTGGTTGGAAGCCTGAAGCAGACTCGGTAATGAAAAGCGTAGTTCAACAAAGCTACCAAGAGCTATTTGGCAAGTGCCCAAATGTAATGGTTATTCACGCCGGCCTAGAATGCGGTTTATTTAAAAGCGCTTACCCAGAGTGGGATATGGCATCGTTTGGACCAACCATTAAGTTTCCACATAGCCCAGACGAAAAGGTAGAAATTGCCGCGGTAGAAAAATACTGGCAACTACTAGTTAGTGTACTTAACAACATTCCAGCTAAAGCCTAA
- the dinB gene encoding DNA polymerase IV, with protein MADLQPIQRKIIHVDMDCFYAAVEMRDQPELANVPLAVGGMRSGRGVLTTCNYLAREYGVRSAMPTHKALQLCPHLVLVPPRMQVYQEVSREVQSVFHDYADAIEPLSLDEAFLDVSNSEACKGSATLIAEQIRQDIFAKTGLTASAGVAPVKFLAKIASDLNKPNGLYVIKPEQVSEFIETLALEKISGVGKVSIEKLHHQGLYTGGDIRRADKDKLKQLFGKFGEMLWLRCQGVDERAVSNDRKRKSVAVERTFAKDEGNPAILIERLLALLPELKRRSEKHLKQAKMNKLGVKIKFADFQQTTKEQQCQRIDESALLELFEEAFARGKGKAVRLIGLHIGLAYEQQNQSPQLVLPFEPLTT; from the coding sequence GTGGCAGATTTACAGCCAATACAACGTAAAATAATCCATGTAGATATGGACTGTTTTTATGCAGCTGTAGAAATGCGAGACCAGCCAGAGCTAGCCAACGTTCCCTTGGCTGTAGGCGGCATGCGCAGCGGTCGCGGGGTGTTGACGACTTGTAACTACCTTGCGCGTGAATATGGTGTTCGCTCAGCCATGCCAACCCATAAAGCACTGCAACTTTGCCCACATTTGGTATTGGTGCCTCCGCGCATGCAGGTTTATCAGGAAGTGAGCCGAGAGGTACAAAGTGTTTTTCATGATTACGCCGACGCCATTGAGCCATTATCTTTAGATGAAGCCTTTTTGGATGTGAGCAATAGTGAGGCCTGCAAAGGCTCAGCCACTCTTATTGCAGAGCAAATCCGCCAAGATATCTTTGCTAAAACAGGTCTAACAGCTTCTGCTGGTGTAGCACCAGTTAAGTTCTTAGCCAAAATTGCTTCAGACTTAAACAAGCCCAATGGCCTGTATGTAATTAAGCCTGAGCAAGTGAGCGAATTTATCGAGACGCTGGCGTTGGAAAAAATCTCTGGGGTGGGCAAGGTGAGTATTGAAAAGTTGCACCATCAAGGCTTATATACTGGCGGTGATATTCGCCGAGCCGATAAAGATAAGTTAAAGCAACTATTTGGGAAGTTTGGCGAGATGTTATGGTTGCGCTGCCAAGGGGTGGATGAGCGGGCGGTAAGTAACGATCGTAAGCGAAAATCCGTGGCTGTAGAGCGCACCTTTGCCAAAGATGAAGGCAATCCTGCTATTTTGATTGAGCGTTTGTTAGCTTTGCTGCCAGAGTTAAAGCGGCGTAGTGAAAAGCATTTAAAGCAAGCCAAAATGAATAAACTTGGGGTGAAGATTAAGTTTGCTGACTTTCAACAAACCACTAAAGAGCAACAGTGTCAGCGTATTGATGAGTCGGCATTATTAGAATTGTTTGAAGAAGCGTTCGCTAGAGGAAAAGGTAAGGCCGTTCGACTGATAGGTTTACATATTGGTTTGGCCTATGAGCAGCAAAACCAGTCACCACAACTGGTTTTGCCCTTCGAGCCCTTAACTACTTAG